Proteins encoded in a region of the Zea mays cultivar B73 chromosome 2, Zm-B73-REFERENCE-NAM-5.0, whole genome shotgun sequence genome:
- the LOC542257 gene encoding zea apetala homolog 1, producing MGRGKVQLKRIENKINRQVTFSKRRNGLLKKAHEISVLCDAEVAVIVFSPKGKLYEYATDSRMDKILERYERYSYAEKALISAESESEGNWCHEYRKLKAKIETIQKCHKHLMGEDLESLNPKELQQLEQQLESSLKHIRSRKSHLMAESISELQKKERSLQEENKALQKELAERQKAVASRQQQVQWDQQTHAQAQTSSSSSSFMMRQDQQGLPPPHNICFPPLTMGDRGEELAAAAQQQPLPGQAQPQLRIAGLPPWMLSHLNA from the exons ATGGGGCGCGGCAAGGTACAGCTGAAGCGGATAGAGAACAAGATAAACCGGCAGGTGACCTTCTCCAAGCGCCGGAACGGCCTGCTCAAGAAGGCGCACGAGATCTCCGTCCTCTGCGATGCCGAGGTCGCCGTCATCGTCTTCTCCCCCAAGGGCAAGCTCTACGAGTACGCCACCGACTCCCG CATGGACAAAATTCTTGAACGCTATGAGCGATATTCCTATGCTGAAAAGGCTCTTATTTCAGCTGAATCTGAAAGTGAG GGAAATTGGTGCCACGAATACAGGAAACTGAAGGCCAAAATTGAGACCATACAAAAATGCCACAA GCACCTGATGGGAGAGGATCTAGAGTCTTTGAATCCCAAAGAGCTCCAGCAACTAGAGCAGCAGCTGGAGAGCTCACTGAAGCACATCAGATCAAGGAAG AGCCACCTTATGGCCGAGTCTATTTCTGAGCTACAGAAGAAG GAGAGGTCACTGCAGGAGGAGAACAAGGCTCTGCAGAAGGAA CTTGCGGAGAGGCAGAAGGCCGTCGCGAGCCGGCAGCAGCAGGTGCAGTGGGACCAGCAGACACATGCCCAGGCCCAGACAAGCTCATCATCGTCCTCCTTCATGATGAGGCAGGATCAGCAGGGATTGCCGCCTCCACACAACATCTG CTTCCCGCCGTTGACAATGGGAGATAGAGGTGAAGAGCTGGCTGCGGCGGCGCAGCAGCAGCCACTGCCGGGGCAGGCGCAACCGCAGCTCCGCATCGCAGGTCTGCCACCATGGATGCTGAGCCACCTCAATGCATAA